In Manis pentadactyla isolate mManPen7 chromosome 11, mManPen7.hap1, whole genome shotgun sequence, one DNA window encodes the following:
- the LOC118913535 gene encoding LOW QUALITY PROTEIN: olfactory receptor 4F6-like (The sequence of the model RefSeq protein was modified relative to this genomic sequence to represent the inferred CDS: inserted 2 bases in 2 codons; substituted 1 base at 1 genomic stop codon): MDEANHSXVSEFVFLGLSNSWETELLLFLLSSVFYVASLMGNLLIVLTVTTDPHLQSPMYFLLANLSIIDLIFCSSTAPXMIYDLFRNHKAISFGGCIVQIVFIHAVGGTEMLLLITMSFDRYVVICKPLHYLTIMSPRRCILLLIVSWIIGLILSVTQLTFVIDLPFCGPNELDSFFCDLPRFIKLACIETYTLGFMVTANSGFVSVASFLILIISYMFILVTVQKISLGSISKALSTLSAHVTVVVLLFGPLIFFYVWPFPTAHLDKFLAIFDAVITPFLNPVIYTFRNXEMQVAMKRLCTQFVTYNKIF; this comes from the exons ATGGATGAAGCCAATCATT GTGTGTCTGAGTTTGTGTTCCTGGGACTCTCCAATTCATGGGAGACTGAACTCCtgctcttcctcctttcctctgtaTTCTATGTGGCAAGCCTGATGGGAAACCTCCTCATTGTGCTAACTGTGACCACTGATCCTCATTTACAGTCCCCCATGTACTTTCTGCTGGCCAACCTTTCCATCATCGACTTGATATTTTGTTCTTCTACAGCCC AGATGATTTACGATCTTTTCAGGAATCATAAAGCCATCTCTTTTGGGGGCTGTATAGTTCAGATCGTCTTTATCCATGCAGTTGGGGGCACTGAGATGCTGCTGCTCATCACCATGTCCTTTGACAGGTATGTGGTCATCTGTAAGCCTCTCCACTACCTGACCATCATGAGTCCAAGAAGGTGCATTTTACTTCTCATTGTTTCCTGGATTATTGGCCTtattctctctgtgactcagttgaCTTTTGTTATTGACTTGCCTTTCTGTGGTCCCAATGAATTAGACAGTTTTTTTTGTGATCTTCCTCGGTTTATCAAGCTTGCCTGCATAGAGACTTACACTTTGGGATTCATGGTTACTGCCAATAGTGGCTTTGTTTCTGTGGCCTCCTTTTTAATTCTGATCATCTCTTACATGTTTATTTTGGTGACTGTACAGAAAATATCTTTGGGCAGTATATCCAAGGCCCTGTCCACTCTGTCAGCTCACGTCACTGTGGTGGTCTTGCTCTTTGGGCCATTAATCTTTTTCTATGTGTGGCCATTTCCCACAGCACATCTGGATAAATTCCTTGCCATCTTTGATGCAGTTATCACTCCTTTTCTAAATCCAGTCATCTATACTTTTAGGAATTAAGAGATGCAGGTGGCCATGAAGAGACTATGCACTCAATTTGTGACTtataataaaatcttttaa